One region of Pseudomonas sp. B21-040 genomic DNA includes:
- a CDS encoding LD-carboxypeptidase, translating into MTVRPTHTLYPHKPVPALPSQGLIGVIAPAGPAGLDTDKAIAWMHARGYALRVYPGVYEKDGYLAGSDEVRLNDLHAAFADTEVDAIICLRGGYGTPRLLDRIDFELLQNNAKPFIGYSDITALHVAISRYAGFVTFHGPLLNADLLGDKRKPTESSFFNMLRGQVKAGSVLAHPAAYPLTTIEPGVAHGRLLGGNLSMIAATMGTPYELEAEGVILLIEDINEPLYRIDRLLTHLRLAGTLGKLRGVLVGDIAGVEPAALERLLKQTFEPLRIPVLAGWRSGHCDPNLTLPMGALVKLDAGNRVLVLEQDVVVRR; encoded by the coding sequence ATGACCGTTCGACCGACCCATACGCTGTATCCACATAAACCTGTTCCGGCGTTGCCGTCGCAAGGGCTGATCGGCGTCATTGCACCAGCAGGTCCCGCCGGGCTGGACACTGACAAAGCCATTGCCTGGATGCACGCTCGCGGTTATGCGTTGCGGGTGTATCCCGGGGTGTATGAAAAGGACGGTTACCTGGCCGGCAGTGACGAAGTGCGGCTCAATGATTTGCACGCGGCATTCGCCGACACCGAGGTCGACGCGATCATCTGCCTGCGGGGTGGTTACGGCACACCGCGTTTGCTCGACCGCATAGATTTCGAACTGCTGCAAAACAACGCCAAGCCGTTCATCGGCTACAGCGACATCACGGCGCTGCACGTGGCGATCAGCCGTTATGCCGGTTTCGTGACCTTTCATGGTCCGCTGCTCAATGCCGACTTGTTGGGCGACAAGCGAAAACCGACCGAGTCTTCGTTTTTCAACATGCTCCGTGGGCAGGTGAAGGCCGGCAGCGTGTTGGCTCATCCGGCGGCTTACCCGTTGACCACTATCGAACCCGGCGTCGCGCATGGGCGCTTGCTGGGGGGCAACCTGTCGATGATCGCCGCGACCATGGGCACGCCTTACGAGCTGGAGGCCGAGGGCGTCATCCTGTTGATCGAGGACATCAACGAGCCGTTGTATCGCATCGACCGGCTACTGACCCATCTGCGTCTGGCCGGAACGCTGGGCAAGCTGCGCGGGGTGCTGGTGGGAGATATCGCGGGGGTCGAGCCGGCGGCGCTGGAGCGGTTGCTCAAGCAGACGTTCGAGCCGTTGCGGATACCCGTGCTGGCCGGATGGCGCAGTGGGCATTGCGACCCGAACCTGACGCTGCCGATGGGGGCGTTGGTCAAGCTGGATGCGGGGAACAGGGTGTTGGTGTTGGAGCAGGATGTGGTGGTCAGGCGCTAG
- the mrdA gene encoding penicillin-binding protein 2, translating to MSQPIRIKDHEKDARLVRGRVVFGAIAVVTLICVLIARLYFLQVIQYEYHSTLSENNRVHVQPIPPTRGLIFDRNGVVIADNRPSFSLSMTRERSGEWQQVLDVIVQVLELTPEDRMIFEKRMRQGRRPFEPVPILFELTEEQIARIAVNQFRLPGVEVVAQLVRHYPQGAHFAHSVGYMGRINEKELKSLDPVSYSGTHQIGKTGIERFYEPELHGQVGYEEVETNARGRVLRVLKRTDPIPGKDIVLSLDIKLQEAAETALGGRRGAVVALDPKTGEVLAMVSQPSFDPNLFVTGISSKAYSELRDSIDRPLFNRVLRGLYPPGSTIKPAVAIAGLDSGVVTASTRVFDPGYYMLPNYDHKYRNWNRTGDGYVDLDTAIMRSNDTYFYDLAHKLGIDRLSSYLGKFGIGQKVSLDMFEESPGLMPSREWKRATRRQAWFPGETLILGIGQGYMQSTPLQLAQATALVANKGVWNRPHLAKTVEGVKPKDENPMPDIVLRDPSDWTKVNHGMQQVMHGARGTARKASIGAQYRIAGKSGTAQVVAIKQGEKYDRSKVQERHRDHALFVGFAPADNPQIVVSVMVENGESGSGVAAPVVRQVMDAWLLDQDGHLKAEYASPISAEATAREE from the coding sequence ATGTCTCAGCCGATTCGCATCAAGGACCACGAAAAAGACGCCCGTCTGGTGCGTGGTCGCGTCGTGTTCGGGGCAATTGCGGTCGTAACGCTGATCTGCGTACTGATTGCGCGGCTGTATTTCCTTCAGGTGATCCAGTACGAGTACCACTCGACCCTCTCGGAAAACAACCGCGTCCATGTGCAGCCGATTCCGCCCACGCGCGGGTTGATCTTCGACCGCAATGGCGTGGTAATCGCCGACAACCGACCCAGCTTCAGCCTGAGCATGACCCGCGAACGCTCTGGTGAATGGCAACAAGTGCTCGACGTGATCGTCCAGGTGCTGGAGTTGACTCCAGAGGATCGGATGATTTTCGAGAAGCGCATGCGGCAGGGGCGCCGGCCGTTCGAGCCAGTACCGATCCTGTTCGAGCTGACCGAAGAACAGATCGCCCGTATCGCGGTGAATCAGTTCCGTCTGCCGGGCGTGGAAGTGGTCGCGCAGCTGGTTCGTCACTATCCGCAGGGTGCGCATTTTGCGCACTCGGTAGGTTATATGGGGCGGATCAACGAGAAAGAGCTCAAGTCTCTGGATCCGGTGAGTTACAGCGGCACCCATCAAATTGGCAAAACCGGCATCGAACGCTTCTACGAACCCGAGCTGCACGGTCAGGTCGGTTACGAGGAAGTCGAAACCAACGCTCGGGGCCGCGTATTGCGCGTGCTCAAGCGTACCGATCCGATTCCTGGCAAGGACATCGTCCTGAGCCTGGACATCAAATTGCAGGAAGCCGCCGAGACCGCACTTGGCGGACGTCGTGGTGCCGTCGTGGCACTGGACCCAAAAACCGGTGAAGTGCTGGCGATGGTCAGTCAGCCGAGTTTCGATCCGAACCTGTTCGTCACCGGCATCAGCTCCAAGGCCTATTCCGAGCTGCGCGACTCCATCGACCGGCCGCTGTTCAACCGCGTGTTGCGCGGCCTGTACCCGCCGGGTTCGACCATCAAGCCGGCGGTGGCGATTGCCGGTCTGGATTCGGGGGTGGTCACCGCGTCGACCCGAGTCTTCGACCCCGGTTACTACATGCTGCCCAACTACGATCACAAATACCGTAACTGGAACCGTACGGGTGATGGTTACGTGGATCTGGACACGGCAATCATGCGGTCCAACGACACCTACTTCTATGATCTGGCCCACAAGCTGGGGATCGACCGGTTGTCGTCGTACCTGGGCAAATTCGGCATTGGCCAAAAGGTCTCGCTGGACATGTTCGAAGAGTCGCCGGGCCTGATGCCGTCCCGTGAATGGAAACGTGCGACCCGGCGCCAGGCGTGGTTCCCGGGTGAAACCCTGATTCTGGGGATCGGGCAGGGCTACATGCAATCCACGCCATTGCAGCTGGCCCAGGCCACTGCGCTGGTGGCCAACAAAGGCGTGTGGAACCGGCCGCACCTGGCCAAGACGGTTGAGGGCGTGAAGCCCAAGGATGAAAACCCGATGCCGGACATCGTCCTGCGCGATCCGTCCGACTGGACCAAGGTCAACCACGGTATGCAGCAAGTGATGCACGGCGCTCGCGGTACGGCGCGCAAGGCCTCGATCGGCGCGCAATACCGGATCGCCGGCAAAAGTGGTACGGCCCAGGTGGTCGCGATCAAGCAGGGCGAGAAGTACGACCGCTCCAAAGTGCAAGAACGCCACCGTGACCACGCCTTGTTTGTCGGCTTTGCGCCGGCCGACAACCCGCAAATCGTGGTGTCGGTCATGGTCGAGAACGGCGAGTCCGGTTCCGGGGTCGCCGCGCCTGTAGTGCGTCAAGTCATGGATGCCTGGCTCCTGGACCAGGACGGCCATCTCAAAGCCGAGTACGCCAGCCCTATCAGTGCGGAGGCTACGGCCCGTGAAGAATAA
- the lipA gene encoding lipoyl synthase, with translation MTTDAVQTMIPTLDVTERPAPRAKVEAGVKLRGAEKVARIPVKIIPTTELPKKPDWIRVRIPVSPEVDRIKALLRKHKLHSVCEEASCPNLGECFSGGTATFMIMGDICTRRCPFCDVGHGRPKPLDVNEPESLAIAIADLKLKYVVITSVDRDDLRDGGAQHFADCIREIRKLSPNVQLETLVPDYRGRMDVALEITAAEPPDVFNHNLETVPRLYKAARPGSDYQWSLTLLQRFKQMMPHIPTKSGLMLGLGETDEEVIEVMKRMREHDIDMLTLGQYLQPSRSHLPVQRFVHPDTFAWFAEEGYKMGFKNVASGPLVRSSYHADEQAKLVKAELMSSL, from the coding sequence ATGACTACTGATGCAGTGCAAACCATGATCCCGACGCTTGATGTCACCGAGCGTCCGGCCCCGCGTGCCAAGGTTGAAGCCGGCGTCAAGCTGCGCGGCGCCGAGAAGGTTGCACGTATCCCGGTGAAGATCATTCCGACCACCGAACTGCCAAAGAAACCCGACTGGATTCGTGTACGCATCCCGGTTTCCCCGGAAGTCGACCGCATCAAGGCCCTGTTGCGTAAACACAAGCTGCACAGCGTGTGCGAAGAAGCGTCCTGCCCGAACCTGGGCGAGTGCTTCTCCGGCGGTACCGCGACGTTCATGATCATGGGCGACATCTGCACCCGTCGCTGCCCGTTCTGCGACGTCGGCCACGGCCGTCCGAAACCTCTGGACGTGAACGAGCCGGAAAGCCTGGCCATCGCCATCGCCGACCTGAAATTGAAGTACGTGGTGATCACCTCGGTTGACCGCGACGACCTGCGTGACGGCGGTGCCCAGCACTTTGCCGACTGCATCCGCGAGATCCGCAAACTGTCGCCGAACGTGCAGCTCGAAACCCTGGTCCCGGATTACCGTGGCCGTATGGACGTGGCGCTGGAAATCACCGCGGCCGAGCCACCGGATGTGTTCAACCACAACCTGGAAACCGTGCCGCGTTTGTACAAAGCAGCGCGTCCGGGTTCGGATTACCAGTGGTCGCTGACCCTGCTGCAGCGTTTCAAGCAAATGATGCCGCACATTCCAACCAAGTCCGGCTTGATGCTGGGCCTGGGCGAAACCGACGAAGAAGTCATCGAAGTCATGAAGCGCATGCGCGAGCACGACATCGACATGCTGACGCTGGGCCAATACCTGCAACCGTCTCGCAGCCACTTGCCGGTGCAGCGTTTCGTGCACCCGGACACTTTCGCCTGGTTCGCCGAGGAAGGTTACAAGATGGGCTTCAAGAACGTCGCTTCCGGCCCGCTGGTACGTTCGTCGTACCACGCCGACGAGCAGGCGAAGCTGGTTAAAGCCGAGCTGATGTCGTCCCTGTAA
- the rodA gene encoding rod shape-determining protein RodA has translation MRRRATLLQRLHIDGPLLILLLTLAAGSLFVLYSASGKSWDLLAKQATSFGIGLVSMIVIAQFEPRFMARWVPVGYVLGVLLLVVVDVMGHNAMGATRWINIPGVIRFQPSEFMKILMPATIAWYLSKRTLPPQLKHVAVSLFLIGLPFILIVRQPDLGTSLLILAGGAFVLFMGGLKWRWIISVLAAAVPVAVAMWFFIMHDYQKQRILTFLDPESDPLGTGWNIIQSKAAIGSGGVFGKGWLLGTQSHLDFLPESHTDFIIAVMGEEFGLVGICALLLIYLLLIGRGLVITAQAQTLFGKLLAGSLTMTFFVYVFVNIGMVSGLLPVVGVPLPFISYGGTSLVTLLSAFGVLMSIHTHRKWIAQV, from the coding sequence ATGCGTCGCCGTGCGACGCTGTTGCAGCGCCTGCACATCGATGGCCCTTTGTTGATTCTGCTGCTGACCCTCGCCGCCGGCAGTCTGTTCGTGCTGTATTCGGCCAGCGGAAAAAGCTGGGACCTGCTGGCCAAGCAAGCCACTTCGTTCGGCATCGGCCTGGTGTCGATGATCGTCATCGCGCAGTTCGAGCCGCGCTTCATGGCGCGTTGGGTGCCGGTCGGTTACGTGCTGGGTGTGCTCTTGCTGGTGGTGGTGGACGTCATGGGCCATAACGCCATGGGGGCCACGCGCTGGATCAACATTCCCGGCGTGATTCGCTTCCAGCCGTCGGAATTCATGAAAATCCTGATGCCGGCCACCATCGCCTGGTATTTGTCCAAGCGCACCTTGCCGCCGCAGCTCAAGCACGTAGCGGTCAGTCTGTTTCTGATTGGTTTGCCGTTCATCCTGATCGTGCGTCAGCCGGACCTTGGTACCTCGCTGCTGATCCTGGCAGGCGGTGCGTTCGTTCTGTTTATGGGTGGTTTGAAATGGCGCTGGATCATCAGCGTGCTGGCGGCGGCCGTACCGGTGGCCGTGGCGATGTGGTTTTTCATCATGCACGACTACCAGAAGCAGCGAATCCTGACCTTCCTTGACCCTGAGAGCGATCCGCTGGGCACTGGCTGGAACATCATTCAGTCCAAAGCTGCCATCGGTTCGGGTGGCGTGTTTGGCAAGGGCTGGCTGCTGGGCACCCAGTCGCACCTGGACTTCCTGCCGGAAAGCCACACCGACTTCATCATTGCGGTCATGGGTGAAGAGTTCGGGCTGGTCGGCATTTGTGCGCTGCTGCTGATTTACCTGCTGCTGATCGGTCGCGGGTTGGTGATCACCGCCCAGGCCCAGACATTGTTCGGAAAATTGCTTGCGGGCAGTTTGACCATGACGTTTTTTGTTTATGTTTTCGTCAACATCGGTATGGTCAGTGGCCTGTTGCCGGTGGTGGGGGTGCCGTTGCCGTTCATTAGCTACGGTGGAACTTCGCTGGTGACGCTGCTGTCAGCGTTTGGGGTTTTGATGTCGATCCATACCCATCGTAAGTGGATCGCACAGGTTTGA
- a CDS encoding D-alanyl-D-alanine carboxypeptidase family protein — translation MNITTFAKRLFLLVPLLLSPAAFAVEVMPSPPQLAAKAYVLMDASSGNVLVENNGDQRLPPASLTKLMTAYIATLEIRRGQIGENDPVTVSENAWRTGGSRMFIKVGSQVTVSDLLHGIIIQSGNDASVALSEHIAGSEDAFADVMNKTVADLGMTNTHFMNPTGLPNPEHYSSAHDMAVLARAIIHEDPAHYAIYSQKEFFWNGIKQPNRNLLLWRDKTVDGLKTGHTDEAGYCMVSSAVRDGMRLIAVVFGTNSEVARAAETQKLLTYGFRFFETQTFYQKGAELAQAPVWKGATNQVKAGLAEDLTMTLPKGQLKKLAASMTMNPQLVAPIAKGDVIGKVEVKLDDKVVHSADLIALDAVEEGGIFRRMWDSIRLFFYSMFN, via the coding sequence ATGAACATCACCACCTTTGCCAAACGCCTGTTCCTGCTAGTCCCGCTGCTTCTCTCACCTGCCGCTTTCGCGGTCGAGGTGATGCCGTCGCCACCACAACTGGCCGCCAAGGCCTATGTGCTCATGGATGCCAGCAGCGGCAACGTGCTGGTCGAGAACAACGGTGACCAGCGTCTGCCACCGGCCAGCCTGACCAAGCTGATGACCGCGTACATCGCGACCCTGGAAATCCGTCGTGGCCAGATCGGCGAAAACGACCCGGTGACCGTCAGCGAAAACGCCTGGCGTACCGGCGGTTCGCGGATGTTCATCAAGGTGGGTTCGCAGGTTACTGTCAGCGACCTGCTGCACGGCATCATCATTCAGTCGGGTAACGACGCCAGTGTTGCGCTCTCCGAGCACATCGCCGGCAGCGAAGATGCATTCGCTGACGTGATGAACAAAACCGTGGCCGACCTGGGCATGACCAACACCCACTTCATGAACCCGACTGGTCTACCGAACCCGGAGCACTACTCGTCGGCTCATGACATGGCGGTGCTGGCTCGCGCAATCATTCACGAAGACCCGGCTCACTACGCGATCTACTCGCAGAAAGAGTTCTTCTGGAACGGCATCAAGCAACCTAACCGCAACCTGCTGCTGTGGCGCGACAAGACCGTCGACGGTCTGAAAACCGGCCACACCGATGAAGCCGGCTACTGCATGGTGTCTTCGGCCGTACGTGATGGCATGCGCCTGATCGCGGTGGTGTTCGGCACCAACAGCGAAGTGGCTCGTGCCGCCGAAACCCAGAAGCTGCTGACTTACGGTTTCCGCTTCTTCGAAACCCAGACCTTCTATCAGAAAGGCGCCGAGCTGGCTCAAGCCCCTGTCTGGAAAGGCGCGACCAATCAAGTCAAGGCCGGCCTGGCTGAAGACCTGACCATGACCCTGCCAAAAGGCCAGCTGAAAAAGCTTGCTGCCAGCATGACCATGAACCCGCAACTGGTTGCGCCAATCGCCAAGGGCGACGTGATCGGTAAAGTCGAAGTGAAACTGGACGACAAGGTGGTGCACAGCGCCGATCTGATCGCTCTGGACGCGGTCGAGGAGGGTGGTATCTTCCGCCGCATGTGGGATAGCATCCGTCTATTCTTCTACAGCATGTTCAACTGA
- a CDS encoding lytic murein transglycosylase, with product MPLCLSRRWPVRQLIAASSLILLVACAEKPTAADAQPLQSQPVATAPAVIPPVVPTGENLDIQPTQTFAEWQAGFRKDALAAGIRADLFDRAFADVSFDPSVIRADRSQPEFSRPVWEYLDGALSPLRVRKGQALISENAAILQSIEQRYGVDRQALVSVWGMESNFGQFQGSKSVINSLATLAYEGRRPGFAHDQLIAALQILQQGDITPEKMLGSWAGAMGQTQFIPTTYNTHAVDFDGDGRRDIWNSPADALASTAHYLQSSGWQKGQPWGFEVQLPGSFNYVLADGTIRKSVAEWMQLGVSLPAGARVPPGSEHLSAALLLPAGYRGPAFLVLDNFRAILKYNNSSSYALAVSLLSERFNGAGLISGTWPKDDLPLSRTERMELQSLLSAQNYDAGTPDGIIGANTRKAIRSAQQSFGWPADGYPTHKLLEGLRNR from the coding sequence ATGCCCCTTTGTCTTTCCCGTCGTTGGCCCGTTCGCCAATTGATCGCTGCCTCCAGCCTCATTTTGCTTGTCGCCTGCGCGGAAAAACCAACCGCCGCCGACGCCCAACCGCTGCAATCCCAGCCTGTCGCGACAGCCCCAGCGGTCATTCCGCCCGTGGTGCCGACCGGTGAAAACCTCGATATCCAGCCCACCCAGACGTTCGCCGAATGGCAGGCGGGATTCCGTAAAGACGCGCTGGCCGCCGGTATCCGCGCCGATCTGTTCGACCGCGCCTTTGCCGATGTCAGCTTCGACCCGAGCGTGATCCGGGCCGACCGCAGCCAACCGGAGTTTTCCCGCCCGGTATGGGAATACCTCGACGGCGCCCTTTCTCCGCTGCGAGTACGTAAAGGCCAAGCGCTGATCAGCGAAAACGCGGCCATCCTGCAAAGCATCGAACAGCGCTATGGCGTCGACCGCCAGGCACTGGTGTCGGTGTGGGGCATGGAGAGTAACTTCGGTCAGTTCCAGGGCAGCAAGTCGGTCATCAACTCCCTGGCGACGCTGGCGTATGAAGGCCGACGCCCGGGCTTTGCCCACGATCAACTGATCGCCGCCCTGCAAATCCTGCAACAGGGCGATATAACCCCCGAGAAAATGCTCGGTTCCTGGGCCGGCGCCATGGGTCAGACCCAGTTCATCCCGACGACTTACAACACCCACGCGGTCGACTTCGATGGTGACGGGCGCCGTGACATCTGGAACAGCCCCGCCGACGCCCTCGCTTCGACCGCGCATTACCTGCAAAGCTCCGGCTGGCAGAAAGGCCAGCCATGGGGCTTCGAAGTGCAACTGCCAGGCAGTTTCAACTACGTTCTGGCCGATGGCACGATTCGCAAAAGTGTCGCCGAGTGGATGCAACTGGGGGTTTCGCTGCCCGCTGGCGCTCGGGTCCCGCCAGGCTCTGAACACCTTTCTGCGGCCCTGCTGCTGCCGGCCGGTTATCGTGGCCCGGCATTTCTGGTGCTCGACAACTTCCGCGCGATTCTCAAGTACAACAACTCGTCGTCCTATGCGTTGGCGGTGAGTCTGTTGTCCGAACGCTTCAATGGTGCGGGGCTGATCAGCGGCACTTGGCCGAAAGATGATTTGCCATTGAGCCGTACCGAGCGCATGGAACTGCAAAGCCTGCTGAGTGCCCAGAACTACGATGCGGGCACCCCTGACGGGATTATCGGCGCCAACACCCGCAAGGCAATCCGCAGCGCCCAGCAGTCGTTTGGCTGGCCGGCGGACGGGTATCCGACGCACAAGTTGCTGGAAGGGTTGCGTAACCGCTAG
- the mltB gene encoding lytic murein transglycosylase B yields MQVMRGWATRYAPWVGLVSILGITQDALAGDYEGSPQVAEFVGEMTRDYGFAGEQLMGVFREAERKQSILDAISKPAERVKQWNEYRPMFITDARIARGVDFWRQHEAVLARAEQEYGVPAQVIVSIIGVETFFGRNTGNYRVIDALSTLGFDYPPRAEFFRKELREFLLLAREEQVDPLTLKGSYAGAMGLPQFMPSSFRAYAVDFDGDGHINIWTNPDDAIGSVASYFKLHGWVAGEPVVSRADVRGEQVDEGLTTGIEPTKTAGELRALGWSSHDALRDDMPVTAFRLEGDNGPEYWMGLKNFYAITRYNRSVMYAMAVHQLSEQLVQARGVK; encoded by the coding sequence ATGCAAGTAATGCGTGGCTGGGCGACTCGATACGCGCCATGGGTCGGCCTGGTAAGCATCCTTGGCATAACGCAGGACGCGTTGGCCGGCGATTACGAAGGTTCACCCCAGGTGGCCGAATTCGTCGGTGAAATGACCCGCGACTACGGTTTCGCTGGCGAACAGCTGATGGGCGTGTTCCGCGAAGCCGAACGCAAGCAGTCGATCCTGGATGCGATCTCCAAGCCCGCCGAACGGGTCAAGCAATGGAACGAATACCGTCCAATGTTCATCACCGACGCGCGCATTGCCCGTGGTGTGGACTTCTGGCGTCAGCACGAAGCAGTGCTGGCGCGTGCCGAGCAGGAATATGGTGTGCCGGCCCAGGTGATTGTCTCGATCATCGGAGTTGAAACCTTTTTCGGCCGTAATACCGGTAATTACCGGGTGATCGACGCGTTATCGACATTGGGTTTCGACTATCCTCCCCGTGCCGAATTCTTCCGCAAGGAATTGCGTGAGTTCTTGCTGCTGGCCCGTGAAGAACAGGTCGATCCGTTGACCCTCAAAGGTTCCTACGCAGGCGCCATGGGCTTGCCGCAGTTCATGCCGAGCAGTTTTCGCGCGTATGCGGTGGATTTCGACGGTGATGGTCACATTAATATCTGGACCAATCCGGACGATGCCATTGGTAGCGTCGCCAGTTACTTCAAGCTTCACGGCTGGGTTGCCGGCGAACCGGTGGTCAGCCGCGCCGATGTACGAGGCGAGCAGGTGGACGAAGGGTTGACCACGGGCATCGAGCCGACTAAAACCGCAGGGGAGTTGCGGGCTCTAGGGTGGTCAAGTCATGATGCGCTGCGCGATGATATGCCGGTCACGGCTTTCCGCCTTGAAGGTGACAATGGCCCCGAGTACTGGATGGGCCTGAAGAATTTTTACGCAATCACGCGTTATAACCGCAGCGTGATGTACGCCATGGCCGTACATCAACTGTCTGAGCAACTGGTCCAAGCACGGGGCGTCAAGTAA
- a CDS encoding septal ring lytic transglycosylase RlpA family protein, with the protein MRASPMDKPLKLMAFAALAVLLASCSTSRAPAQKSSSTAVRATPGLDINRAHKDGAPWWDVDVSRIPDATPTLHSGPYKANPYTVLGKTYFPLQESKTYVASGTASWYGTKFHGQNTANGEVYDLYGMSAAHKTLPLPSYVRVTNLDNNKSVILRVNDRGPFYSDRIIDLSYAAAKKLGYAEIGTARVKVEGIDPQQWWAQKGRPAPLMLNEPQVAQNSAPVITASAGTVEQWTPPPQQHAAAVVPVQLDAKKNASVPASGQYLQVGAFANPDAAELLRSKLSGMVSAPVFISSIVRNQQTLHRVRLGPIGSPGEIQQVQNSVRMANLGSPSVVTE; encoded by the coding sequence ATGCGGGCATCGCCTATGGATAAACCCCTCAAGCTCATGGCTTTCGCCGCATTGGCGGTGCTGCTTGCCAGTTGCTCGACCAGTCGCGCGCCGGCTCAGAAATCCTCGTCCACTGCCGTGCGCGCTACGCCGGGGCTGGACATCAACCGCGCCCACAAAGATGGCGCGCCGTGGTGGGATGTCGACGTATCGCGCATCCCGGATGCCACGCCGACCCTGCACAGCGGTCCTTACAAGGCCAACCCGTACACGGTGCTGGGCAAGACCTATTTCCCGCTGCAAGAATCCAAGACCTACGTCGCCTCGGGCACGGCGTCCTGGTATGGCACCAAGTTTCACGGTCAGAACACCGCCAATGGCGAGGTGTATGACCTGTACGGCATGAGTGCCGCACACAAGACATTGCCACTGCCAAGTTACGTTCGGGTGACCAACCTGGACAACAACAAGAGCGTGATCCTGCGGGTCAACGACCGTGGGCCGTTCTATTCGGACCGCATCATCGACTTGTCCTATGCCGCTGCCAAAAAACTCGGTTACGCCGAAATCGGCACCGCGCGGGTCAAGGTCGAGGGTATCGACCCGCAACAGTGGTGGGCACAAAAAGGCCGTCCGGCGCCTTTGATGCTCAACGAGCCGCAAGTCGCGCAAAATAGCGCCCCGGTGATTACGGCCTCGGCCGGCACCGTCGAGCAATGGACGCCGCCACCGCAGCAACACGCCGCGGCCGTCGTGCCCGTTCAGCTTGATGCAAAAAAAAACGCTTCTGTACCAGCCTCTGGCCAGTATCTGCAGGTGGGCGCGTTCGCCAACCCGGACGCTGCAGAACTCCTGAGATCGAAGCTCAGCGGGATGGTGAGCGCTCCGGTGTTCATCAGCTCGATAGTGCGCAACCAACAGACACTGCATCGGGTGCGCCTGGGGCCGATCGGTTCTCCGGGTGAAATCCAGCAAGTGCAGAACAGTGTGCGCATGGCCAACCTCGGTTCGCCAAGTGTGGTAACAGAGTAA
- the lipB gene encoding lipoyl(octanoyl) transferase LipB: MSGTLGFRELGQMAYEPVWHAMQRFTNERGTDAADEIWLVEHPPVFTQGQAGKAEHLLLPGDIPVVQVDRGGQVTYHGPGQLVAYLLLDVRKLGFGVRDLVSRMEQCLIELLASYGVTAAAKPDAPGVYVNGAKIASLGLRIRHGCSFHGLALNVDMNLEPFRRINPCGYAGLAMTQLSDHAGSIEFAEVSARLRAQLVKHLDYAEQTTLTGGID, encoded by the coding sequence ATGTCTGGCACGCTGGGCTTTCGTGAGCTCGGCCAGATGGCTTACGAGCCGGTCTGGCATGCCATGCAACGCTTCACCAACGAACGCGGCACCGATGCCGCCGACGAGATCTGGCTGGTCGAGCACCCGCCGGTGTTCACCCAGGGGCAGGCTGGCAAGGCTGAGCATCTGCTGCTTCCCGGGGATATTCCGGTGGTGCAGGTCGATCGGGGCGGTCAGGTGACCTATCACGGCCCTGGCCAACTGGTGGCCTATCTGCTACTGGACGTACGCAAGCTGGGGTTTGGCGTGCGTGACCTGGTCAGCCGCATGGAGCAATGCCTGATCGAGTTACTGGCCAGCTACGGCGTTACTGCCGCCGCCAAGCCGGACGCACCGGGTGTCTACGTCAACGGGGCGAAAATCGCATCTCTGGGTCTGCGGATCCGCCACGGTTGTTCCTTTCATGGCCTGGCCCTGAACGTGGACATGAACCTGGAACCGTTTCGACGGATTAATCCCTGCGGCTACGCCGGGCTGGCGATGACCCAGCTGAGCGATCACGCAGGATCGATTGAATTTGCCGAGGTAAGTGCCCGGCTGCGCGCGCAGCTCGTCAAACACCTCGACTATGCTGAGCAGACGACCCTAACGGGCGGAATCGACTGA
- a CDS encoding DUF493 domain-containing protein encodes MTDTEVKAPKIEFPQVDYPVKVICDTGVGNKDKIIEIVKKYATINDERVDERQSSNGKYTTIQLHIVATDQDQLYNINSYLRATGFVHMVL; translated from the coding sequence ATGACCGATACCGAAGTAAAGGCACCAAAGATCGAATTTCCCCAAGTTGATTATCCGGTTAAGGTGATCTGCGATACGGGCGTCGGCAACAAAGACAAGATCATTGAAATCGTCAAGAAATACGCGACCATCAACGATGAGCGTGTCGATGAGCGTCAAAGCAGCAACGGCAAATACACCACCATTCAGTTGCACATCGTCGCGACCGACCAGGACCAGCTGTACAACATCAACAGCTATCTGCGGGCGACCGGCTTCGTGCACATGGTGCTGTGA